Part of the Sinomonas atrocyanea genome is shown below.
GCCCCGGTGCTCGCGGCGGCGCTGAAGGCGCGGGGCCTGGCCATCACCTAGCCAGGCCCCGGAACGTGGGTCAGTCGATGCCGCTCGTGGCGAGCAGCTCGCGCAGTTCACGCCGCTCGCGCTGCTTCTCCGGATCGGGCAGCGGGACCGCCGCGAGCAGGCGCTGCGTGTACGCCTCCTGCGGATTGCGCAGGATCGCATCGCGCGAGCCCTGCTCGACGATGCGGCCGCGCTGCATGACGCAGATGTAGTCCGCGAGCACGTCGATCACCGCGAGGTCGTGGGTGACGAAGAGGCACGCGAAGCCCAGCTCCTTCTGGAGCGCCTGGAACAGCTCGAGCACCTTCGCCTGCACCGAGACGTCGAGGGCGGACGTGGGCTCGTCCGCGACCATCAGCTTCGGCTTGAGCGAGAGCGCACGGGCAATGCCCACGCGCTGCTTCTGGCCGCCCGAGAGCTCGTGCGGGTACCGGTTGCGGTACCCGCGCGGGAGCTCGACCTGGTCCAGGAGCACCTCGACCTTCTTCTGCAGCTCGGCGCCCTTCGCCACGCCGGCGAGGAACATCGGCTCGCCGATGGACTCGCCGATCGGCAGACGGGGGTTGAGGGACGACGACGGGTCCTGGAACACCATGCCCACAGAACGCCGGATCTCGTGGAGCTCCTTGGAGTTCTTCTTGAGGTTGGAGATCTCGCGCCCGGTGACCATGAGCGAGCCCTCCGCGACGGGGAGCAGGCCCACGGCGGCACGGCCGATCGTCGTCTTGCCCGAGCCCGACTCGCCCACGAGGCCCACGACCTGGCCGGGGTAGACCGTGAGGTTGGCTCCCTCCACTGCCCGGAAGGCCGCGACGCGCCCCTGCTTGGGGTACTCGATCGCGACGTTCTCGAGGGACAGGACCGGTTCCCCGCGCCCCGCGGCCGCGGCGGCGTGCGACGCCAGCGCGCGCTCGTTCTCCCGCTCACGGGCCGCGAGCTCGGCCGCGTCCACCGCCTCGAGCTCAGCGCCGGTGGCCGCTGCGAGCGCGGCCGTGATGTCGACGTCGTCCGCGTCGCCTTCCCCGCCCTGCCCGAGGTGCGGGACCGCGGCCAGCAGCGCCTGGGTGTAGGGGTGCTGGGGCCGGTGGAAGATCTCCTCGGCCGAACCGGTCTCCACGATCAGGCCGCGGCGCATCACGGCGATGCGGTCGGCGAGGTCCGCGACCACGCCCATGTCGTGGGTGATGAGGATGACGGCGCTGTTGAGCTTGTCCTTGAGGTGGCGCATGAGGTCGAGGATCTCGGCCTGCACCGTCACGTCCAGCGCCGTGGTCGGCTCGTCGGCGATGAGCAGCTTGGGGTCACAGGAGAGCGACTGGGCGATCATGGCGCGCTGGCGCTGGCCGCCCGAGAGCTGGTGAGGGTAGGACTTGAACGCCTTCACCGGGTCGGGCAGCTCGACGAGCTCGAGCATCTTGATCGCCTTGGCCTTGGCCTCGTCCGGGGAGACTGCGCTGTGGAGCCGGATGGTCTCCACGATCTGGTTGCCGATCGTGTAGACGGGGTTGAGCGCGGTCATCGGCTCCTGGAAGATGACCGCGACGTCGTTGCCGCGCACGCTGCGCGTCGCTGCCACGCGGTCCTTGCCCATCAGCTCGCGGCCCATGAGCTTCACGCTGCCCGAGACCCGGCTGTTGGAGGGCAGGAGGCCGAGGAGCGCCATGGAGCTGGCCGACTTGCCCGAGCCCGACTCGCCGACGATCGCGAGGACCTCGCCCGCCTTGACCTCGTAGTTGAGGCCGATGGCGGCGGGCACCCATTCCTTCTCGACGCCGAAGTCGACGCTCAGGTCGTTGACCTCGAGGACCTTCTGGCCCTTCACGAGGTCCGCTGCGACCTTCTCGCCCTTGTTCCGGGACCTGCGGGGCTCCCCCGCTGTGCCGAGGTTCTCAGCCATCGTTGTGCTTCCTTCCGTCCGCCGCCCCGCCCGAGCGCCTCGGCTCGGGGAGCGGAATCCTGCATTCGATCAGACGTCCTGCATCATGGGGGGCATGAGCACGATGCACCATGCCGGCCCGACGGACGTCTACAGGGCCCGCAGCAACAGGCTGCTGGCCCTCCTGCTGTGGGCGCTCGCCGCCCTGGGCCTGGTGGTCACGCTCGTTCAGGCCGGGCTGCCCGGTCTGCGCTTCATCGCCCCGCTCGCCCTCATGGCGTACGCCGGCTGGGCGCTGTTCTGGCGCCCCGCCGTGGTGGTGAGCGATTCCGGCGTCGAGCTCGTCAACCCGGCGCGCCGCATCGGCGTGCCGTGGGAGGCCCTCGCGTACGTCGACACGAAGTACGCCCTCACGCTGGGTACGGCGGGCGGCCGATTCGCCGCATGGGCCGCGCCCGCGCCGGGCGCGCTCGGCGCCCGCCGCGCCCAGCCGGAGCACCTCGTAGGCCTGCCCGAGAACAGCTACGGTCCTGAGCACACGGTCCGCCCGGGCGATCTGGGGAACACCGTCTCCGGCCAGGCGGCCATCCTCGTGCGCCGCCGCTGGACCGAGCTCATGGAGCGCGGCGCGGTGGCCGCGGGCCGCGCCGACGAGACGCCCGTGTCCCTCCGGATCGAGTGGGGCATCGTGGTGCTCGGCGTGGTCCTCGTGGCGGCGGCCGCGGTGACGATCCTGGCCTGAGCCCGCGAGGGGGCGCCCGGCCGTCAGGGCACGCACGTCAGACGTTCCTGCCGCTCGGGTCCTCGGTCCGACGCTCGGGGGCTCCGCCGAACGCCTCGCTGTCCGGTACGTAGCCGGACACGGAGCTGACGCCCTCGCCGACGTCCATCGCGGTGGCCGGAGCCAGCTCCGGGCCCGCGCTCGCGTGGGTGCGGCGCGACTTCGCCTTCTTGGCGTTGAACTTCTTCTGGCGCGGGTCGAACGCGTCCCGCAGGCCGTCGCCGATGAAGTTGATGCACAGGCAGATGAGCACGATGAACAGGCCCGGCCACCAGAAGAGCCACGGCCGGGTGGAGAAGGCCTCCTGGTTCTGGGAGATGAGCAGGCCGAGCGAGGTGTCCGGGGCCTTGACCCCGACGCCCAGGTAGGACAGCGCGGTCTCGAGCAGGATCGCGGAGGACATGATGAGCGTGCCGTTGACGATCACCACGCCCACGGCATTGGGCAGGATGTGCTTGAAGATGATCCGGGCGTTCGAGGCGCCCGAGATGCGCGCGGCGTCGACGAACTCGCGCTCGCGCAGCGAGAGGAACTCGCCGCGGACCAGGCGGGCCAGGCCGACCCAGACCACGAAGCCCAAGAAGATGCCGAGCACCACGACGCCGTTGTTCGCCGCGAACTGGGCGAACCACGTGCCGGAGTCCCGGCGCCCGGCGGTCTG
Proteins encoded:
- a CDS encoding PH domain-containing protein — translated: MSTMHHAGPTDVYRARSNRLLALLLWALAALGLVVTLVQAGLPGLRFIAPLALMAYAGWALFWRPAVVVSDSGVELVNPARRIGVPWEALAYVDTKYALTLGTAGGRFAAWAAPAPGALGARRAQPEHLVGLPENSYGPEHTVRPGDLGNTVSGQAAILVRRRWTELMERGAVAAGRADETPVSLRIEWGIVVLGVVLVAAAAVTILA
- a CDS encoding ABC transporter ATP-binding protein, producing the protein MAENLGTAGEPRRSRNKGEKVAADLVKGQKVLEVNDLSVDFGVEKEWVPAAIGLNYEVKAGEVLAIVGESGSGKSASSMALLGLLPSNSRVSGSVKLMGRELMGKDRVAATRSVRGNDVAVIFQEPMTALNPVYTIGNQIVETIRLHSAVSPDEAKAKAIKMLELVELPDPVKAFKSYPHQLSGGQRQRAMIAQSLSCDPKLLIADEPTTALDVTVQAEILDLMRHLKDKLNSAVILITHDMGVVADLADRIAVMRRGLIVETGSAEEIFHRPQHPYTQALLAAVPHLGQGGEGDADDVDITAALAAATGAELEAVDAAELAARERENERALASHAAAAAGRGEPVLSLENVAIEYPKQGRVAAFRAVEGANLTVYPGQVVGLVGESGSGKTTIGRAAVGLLPVAEGSLMVTGREISNLKKNSKELHEIRRSVGMVFQDPSSSLNPRLPIGESIGEPMFLAGVAKGAELQKKVEVLLDQVELPRGYRNRYPHELSGGQKQRVGIARALSLKPKLMVADEPTSALDVSVQAKVLELFQALQKELGFACLFVTHDLAVIDVLADYICVMQRGRIVEQGSRDAILRNPQEAYTQRLLAAVPLPDPEKQRERRELRELLATSGID
- a CDS encoding ABC transporter permease, which translates into the protein MSQQSQQQETVAGSPAPGQRTEPAAGVEPVIEAKGLSLGQIVRKRFFGHTGALIGLIVFAVIFILAFSSEGWGPIPGWWKYQHDQVTPLVNDGTPTWSFAPFSFGDHPFGQDRIGRDLFAMTMRGAQQSIIIMVIIGLVAGIIGVVVGALAGYFRGWAEAVLMRLTDIIIIIPVLLLAAVMSQTAGRRDSGTWFAQFAANNGVVVLGIFLGFVVWVGLARLVRGEFLSLREREFVDAARISGASNARIIFKHILPNAVGVVIVNGTLIMSSAILLETALSYLGVGVKAPDTSLGLLISQNQEAFSTRPWLFWWPGLFIVLICLCINFIGDGLRDAFDPRQKKFNAKKAKSRRTHASAGPELAPATAMDVGEGVSSVSGYVPDSEAFGGAPERRTEDPSGRNV